In Parus major isolate Abel unplaced genomic scaffold, Parus_major1.1 Scaffold2037, whole genome shotgun sequence, a genomic segment contains:
- the LOC107199674 gene encoding complement C1q-like protein 4 has translation GPRGPPGEPGRPGPPGPPGPGPGGYIPSFYSPKIAFYAGLRKPHEGYEVLRFDDVVTNVGNYYEPSSGKFTCPLPGIYFFTYHVLMRGGDGTSMWADLMKNGQ, from the coding sequence GGTCCGCGGGGACCGCCGGGGGAACCGGGCCGGCCGGGCCCGCCGGGACCTCCGGGGCCGGGCCCAGGCGGGTACATCCCGTCCTTCTACAGCCCCAAAATCGCTTTTTACGCCGGCCTGAGGAAACCTCACGAAGGTTACGAGGTTCTGCGCTTCGACGACGTCGTGACCAACGTGGGCAACTACTACGAGCCCTCGAGCGGCAAATTCACGTGCCCCCTGCCCGGCATTTATTTCTTCACCTACCACGTCCTGATGCGCGGCGGGGACGGCACCAGCATGTGGGCCGACCTGATGAAGAACGGGCAG